A single window of Pseudomonas lutea DNA harbors:
- a CDS encoding acyclic terpene utilization AtuA family protein codes for MKSLRIGSGAGYSGDRIEPAVELAEKGDLDYLVFECLAERTIALAQQARLSDPEAGFDPLLGERMRRVLPFVERGREEGQRRLRLISNMGAANPLAAAREVRRIAVELGLQGLKVAALTGDDVLAVLQADPGQLLDNGATLGSLGDRLISANAYLGAQGIVEALQADADVVITGRVADPSLFLAPQLFEFGWAEDDWTRLGRGTLVGHLLECAGQITGGYFADPGVKDVPDLARLGFPLAEVDAEGRAVVSKVAGSGGRIDTATCTEQMIYEVHNPAAYLTPDVTADFSGVSFSMVAASEVRAEGADGRARPQTLKVSVGYLDGWIGEGQISYGGPGAVARATLARDVVLERLHLTGVVFDEVRAELIGVDALHGSALGTRTTAEPWEVRLRVAARCADKAQAVRIGNEVETLYTNGPYGGGGATKGVRQVVAVASLLLPRDAVQPRVHLEDAS; via the coding sequence ATGAAAAGTCTACGTATCGGCTCGGGTGCCGGGTATTCAGGGGATCGCATCGAGCCGGCGGTCGAGCTGGCCGAAAAGGGCGATCTGGATTACCTGGTGTTCGAGTGCCTGGCCGAGCGCACCATTGCGCTGGCGCAACAGGCACGGCTCAGCGACCCCGAGGCGGGTTTCGATCCACTGCTGGGCGAACGCATGCGCCGCGTTCTGCCGTTCGTGGAGCGCGGGCGCGAAGAGGGGCAGCGTCGACTGCGGTTGATCAGCAACATGGGCGCGGCCAATCCGCTGGCGGCCGCGCGCGAGGTGCGGCGCATCGCGGTCGAGCTGGGTCTGCAAGGGTTGAAGGTTGCCGCATTGACGGGGGATGACGTTTTGGCTGTCCTGCAAGCCGATCCCGGCCAGTTACTGGATAACGGCGCGACGCTGGGCTCGCTGGGCGACCGTCTGATTTCTGCCAACGCCTACCTCGGGGCGCAAGGGATAGTGGAAGCGCTGCAGGCGGACGCTGATGTGGTGATCACCGGACGTGTCGCTGACCCGTCGCTGTTTCTGGCGCCTCAGCTGTTCGAGTTCGGCTGGGCTGAGGACGACTGGACGCGGCTGGGACGCGGCACGCTGGTGGGGCATCTGCTGGAGTGCGCGGGACAGATCACCGGCGGCTATTTTGCCGATCCGGGCGTTAAAGACGTGCCGGACCTGGCGCGCCTGGGCTTTCCCCTGGCCGAAGTCGATGCCGAGGGCAGGGCGGTGGTCAGCAAAGTGGCGGGCTCAGGGGGGCGCATCGACACGGCCACCTGCACCGAGCAGATGATTTATGAGGTACACAATCCGGCGGCGTACCTCACCCCGGACGTCACGGCGGACTTCTCCGGCGTGTCGTTCAGCATGGTCGCGGCCAGCGAGGTGCGGGCTGAAGGCGCTGATGGTCGCGCTCGACCCCAGACGTTAAAGGTCTCGGTAGGCTATCTCGACGGCTGGATCGGCGAGGGGCAGATCTCCTATGGCGGGCCCGGTGCCGTGGCCCGCGCGACGTTGGCTCGGGACGTGGTGCTGGAGCGCCTGCACCTGACTGGCGTGGTTTTTGATGAAGTGCGCGCCGAGCTGATTGGCGTGGACGCCCTGCATGGCTCTGCGCTGGGCACGCGCACGACCGCCGAGCCCTGGGAGGTGCGATTGCGCGTGGCGGCCCGCTGTGCGGACAAGGCCCAGGCCGTGCGCATCGGCAATGAAGTGGAGACCCTTTACACCAACGGGCCTTACGGCGGCGGCGGTGCCACCAAGGGCGTGCGCCAGGTCGTTGCCGTGGCGTCTTTATTGCTGCCGCGCGATGCAGTGCAGCCGCGTGTCCATCTGGAGGATGCCTCGTGA
- a CDS encoding LysR family transcriptional regulator: protein MKNSIQHIRAFLTVANTGSFAKAALELNLSPSALTVQIQQLEEWLGVPLLERSPRQVTLTAAGQNNRGPMEKLLLDLDNIVSGSRDLAALRRGVVTIAALPSMCSGTLPPILKTFREQFPGVEVRLRDVVAQRIDALVREGEVDFGLGVRARVGHGLAFEVVMVDRLSLFVPADHPLARKRSVTLQALTGQPIILTGRDSSVRERVEHLFAEEGLVLTPGLEANYMSTVMALVRQGLGMTLLPESANEGRSDLVQVRVEHPGVCREIGLITRTGVSLSPAAQRFVETMTHTLSS from the coding sequence TTGAAAAACTCGATCCAGCACATTCGCGCCTTCCTCACCGTGGCCAACACGGGCAGCTTCGCCAAAGCCGCTTTGGAGTTGAACCTGTCGCCGTCTGCACTGACCGTGCAGATCCAGCAACTGGAGGAATGGCTCGGCGTACCCCTGCTGGAGCGCAGCCCGCGTCAGGTCACGCTGACTGCTGCCGGCCAGAACAACCGCGGCCCGATGGAGAAACTGCTGCTGGATCTGGACAACATCGTCAGCGGCTCGCGGGATCTGGCAGCGCTGCGCCGGGGCGTGGTGACCATTGCCGCGCTGCCTTCGATGTGTTCCGGCACGTTGCCGCCGATCCTGAAAACCTTCCGCGAGCAATTCCCCGGCGTTGAGGTGCGCCTGCGTGACGTGGTGGCGCAGCGGATCGATGCGTTGGTGCGTGAGGGCGAAGTGGATTTCGGGCTGGGTGTGCGGGCCCGTGTCGGTCACGGGTTGGCGTTCGAGGTGGTGATGGTCGACCGGCTAAGCCTGTTTGTTCCTGCGGATCATCCGCTCGCACGCAAGCGTTCGGTCACCCTGCAGGCACTGACCGGACAACCGATCATCCTCACCGGGCGAGACAGCAGCGTGCGCGAGCGGGTGGAGCACTTATTTGCAGAAGAAGGCCTGGTGCTCACGCCCGGGCTGGAAGCGAACTACATGTCGACGGTCATGGCGCTGGTGCGGCAAGGCCTGGGGATGACATTGCTGCCGGAATCCGCCAACGAAGGCCGAAGCGATTTGGTGCAAGTGCGGGTCGAGCATCCCGGGGTGTGTAGGGAAATAGGGCTGATCACCCGAACGGGTGTAAGCCTGAGCCCCGCCGCCCAGAGATTTGTCGAGACAATGACGCACACACTGTCATCGTAA
- a CDS encoding response regulator: MEHVDHILIVDDDREIRELVGNYLKKNGLRTTVVADGRQMRSFLESTPVDLIVLDIMMPGDDGLVLCRELRTGKHKTTPVLMLTARSDETDRIIGLEMGADDYLVKPFAARELLARINAVLRRTRMLPPNLVVTEAGRLLAFGKWQLDTTARHLLDAQGTVVTLSGAEYRLLRTFLDHPQRVLSRDQLLNLTQGRDADLFDRSIDLLVSRLRQRLADDARDPAYIKTVRNEGYVFTYAVEILGDNP; this comes from the coding sequence ATGGAGCACGTCGATCACATTCTGATTGTCGATGACGATCGGGAGATCCGGGAGCTGGTGGGCAACTACCTGAAGAAGAACGGCCTGCGCACCACCGTGGTGGCGGATGGCAGGCAGATGCGTTCGTTTCTGGAGTCGACGCCCGTGGACCTGATCGTGCTCGACATCATGATGCCCGGGGACGACGGCCTGGTGCTGTGCCGTGAACTGCGCACTGGCAAGCACAAAACCACGCCGGTGCTGATGCTCACTGCCCGCAGTGACGAAACCGATCGCATCATCGGCCTGGAGATGGGGGCTGATGATTATCTGGTCAAACCCTTCGCTGCCCGCGAGCTGCTGGCGCGGATCAACGCCGTGCTGCGTCGCACGCGCATGCTGCCGCCCAACCTGGTCGTGACTGAAGCCGGTCGGCTGCTGGCCTTCGGCAAGTGGCAGCTGGACACCACCGCCCGCCATTTGCTGGATGCCCAAGGCACGGTCGTCACCCTCAGCGGTGCGGAATACCGCCTGCTGCGGACGTTTCTCGATCACCCGCAGCGGGTCTTGAGCCGCGATCAGTTGCTTAACCTGACTCAAGGCCGCGACGCCGACCTGTTCGACCGCTCCATTGATCTGCTGGTCAGCCGCCTGCGCCAGCGCCTGGCCGACGATGCGCGCGATCCCGCCTATATCAAGACCGTGCGCAACGAGGGCTATGTCTTCACCTACGCGGTGGAAATTCTCGGGGACAACCCATGA
- a CDS encoding ATP-binding protein yields MKRGFGWPRTLASRLSLIFLISLVLAHGLSFGLQFYERYESAMTTMLGNMERDLTTTVAILERLPVEERPSWLPRFEHPTYRYVLGPGQTGTPVDMDKAPMSVHSMQDSLGRDYTLTFNNIADSHPHYQAHLTLKDGNPLTIDVRPQITPLSPWLPLLLIGQLVLLIACTWLAVRTAIRPLTRLSHAVDNLDPNGEGIRLDESGPAEVAFAAVAFNTMQQRIAAYVKERMQLLAAISHDLQTPITRMKLRAEFMDDGVEKDKLWSDLSEMQHLVQEGVAYARSMDTSTETARRVDMDSFLDSLVFDYQDVGREVELSGKTGAVIDTRPHALRRVLVNLTDNALKFGGAAQIQVLANPDNSLSLQVLDRGPGIAEAQLSEVLKPFYRVESSRNRDTGGTGLGLAIAQQLTIALGGTLSLSNREGGGLCAQLKLPARIATGTVKITDL; encoded by the coding sequence ATGAAACGCGGTTTTGGATGGCCGCGCACGCTGGCCTCGCGGCTTTCGCTGATCTTTCTGATCAGTTTGGTGCTGGCCCACGGGCTGTCCTTCGGGCTGCAGTTTTATGAGCGCTACGAGTCGGCGATGACCACGATGCTCGGCAACATGGAGCGCGATCTGACCACGACGGTCGCGATCCTGGAGCGTCTGCCGGTCGAAGAGCGCCCGTCCTGGCTGCCGCGTTTTGAACACCCCACCTACCGCTACGTCCTTGGCCCCGGGCAGACCGGCACGCCGGTGGACATGGACAAGGCGCCGATGTCGGTGCATTCCATGCAAGACAGCCTGGGTCGCGACTACACGTTGACGTTCAATAACATCGCCGACAGCCACCCGCACTATCAGGCGCATCTGACGCTTAAGGACGGCAATCCGCTGACCATTGACGTGCGCCCGCAGATTACACCGCTGTCGCCGTGGCTGCCGCTGCTGCTGATCGGTCAACTGGTGCTGCTCATCGCCTGCACCTGGCTTGCGGTGCGCACGGCGATTCGGCCGCTGACGCGCCTGTCCCATGCGGTCGACAACCTCGACCCGAACGGCGAAGGGATTCGGCTGGATGAAAGCGGCCCGGCCGAGGTGGCGTTCGCCGCCGTGGCGTTCAACACCATGCAGCAACGCATCGCGGCCTACGTGAAGGAGCGCATGCAGCTGCTCGCGGCGATATCCCATGACCTGCAGACCCCCATTACGCGGATGAAGCTGCGTGCCGAGTTCATGGACGATGGCGTCGAGAAGGACAAGCTGTGGAGCGACCTGAGCGAGATGCAGCATCTGGTGCAGGAAGGCGTGGCCTATGCCCGTAGCATGGACACGTCCACCGAGACGGCACGGCGGGTGGACATGGATTCTTTCCTCGACAGCCTGGTGTTCGATTATCAGGACGTTGGCCGTGAGGTCGAGTTGTCGGGCAAAACCGGCGCAGTCATCGACACCCGTCCCCACGCGCTGCGCCGGGTGCTGGTGAACCTGACCGACAACGCCCTGAAGTTTGGCGGCGCGGCGCAGATTCAAGTGCTGGCCAACCCGGACAACAGCCTGTCGCTGCAAGTGCTGGACCGCGGCCCCGGCATTGCCGAAGCGCAACTGTCCGAAGTGCTCAAGCCGTTTTACCGCGTGGAAAGCTCGCGCAACCGCGACACCGGCGGCACTGGTCTAGGGCTGGCGATTGCCCAGCAATTGACCATCGCTTTGGGCGGCACGTTGAGCCTCAGCAACCGCGAAGGCGGTGGCCTGTGCGCGCAACTGAAACTGCCGGCGCGGATAGCGACCGGCACGGTGAAGATCACGGACCTCTAA
- a CDS encoding AAA family ATPase, translating into MRSTAAFAPPPSLFLPLTEAVCKGLAAGEPLEDFLSQAGRPQLAALMLLLNLDALMAQNTAVEQLERMLDDVMRAAASVEDAGGRFADLLRGRFTAERLAAGLAVIEVAGVSLLEEVDIERQDYLDGEGQWDFGFGLRHRDTLEPLTREIVMPSGDVLRLSDQQSRIFDEFKVCNEESFHLQAYAGVGKTYLLAKFFEVLVPDKTLLMATFPGQVAALQARVRQSCPDARINACTFGHMANLLLNRDLTARGWRNTDTHRTGASSLVDDRQVAQWLNFQAVGALQPREVARVCRSTVHSFSLSSRATIEARHLPSLGHAASQADIALLLEYSRVLWRETVRPSAPHIRLPIRNSHRIKFLALTDEVIPENYTHIIIDESHELTAPMVQILDRSPQAVITLGDEFQQLSGKAPRHGGFIRQRFMTQSIRAGRQMADVLNPMIQLHPSDIKEGFVGRAPYPTRIIGHGVMPIPEKPTTILVANEWGLFAWFKRLTEAGARFQLPPRTLEHLTLFVKGLDLLYREDLRPQHRLIFRYAYWDALASAMGGSHEFKAVHEWLGQGNRLQDFIETAQRFCNDPAAILKLAKVEDVKNQEFDSVLLSRDLMRPPRAGSVHSLASVCSLLYTASSRARHELLLPGNMNDWLQDLGRK; encoded by the coding sequence ATGAGATCAACCGCTGCCTTCGCGCCACCCCCGTCGCTGTTTTTGCCCCTGACCGAAGCGGTGTGCAAAGGCCTGGCGGCTGGCGAACCGCTGGAAGACTTCCTGAGCCAGGCGGGTCGGCCACAACTTGCCGCGTTGATGTTGCTGCTCAATCTCGACGCGCTGATGGCGCAGAACACCGCCGTCGAACAGCTCGAACGCATGCTGGATGACGTCATGCGCGCGGCCGCCTCGGTTGAAGACGCGGGCGGCCGCTTCGCCGATCTGCTGCGCGGCAGGTTTACGGCCGAACGCCTCGCCGCAGGGCTTGCCGTCATCGAGGTGGCTGGCGTCAGCTTGCTCGAAGAGGTCGACATCGAGCGCCAGGATTACCTGGATGGGGAAGGGCAGTGGGACTTCGGCTTCGGCCTGCGTCATCGCGACACGCTGGAGCCGCTGACCCGCGAAATCGTGATGCCCTCCGGCGATGTCTTGCGCCTGAGTGACCAGCAGAGCCGGATCTTCGACGAGTTCAAAGTCTGCAACGAAGAGTCGTTTCACCTGCAGGCTTATGCCGGGGTGGGCAAGACGTACTTGCTGGCGAAGTTTTTTGAAGTGCTGGTGCCAGACAAGACCTTGCTGATGGCCACTTTTCCGGGCCAGGTTGCAGCACTTCAGGCCCGTGTGCGTCAGTCCTGCCCGGATGCGCGGATCAATGCGTGTACCTTCGGCCATATGGCCAATCTGCTGCTCAACCGCGACCTGACGGCTCGCGGCTGGCGCAACACCGACACCCACCGCACGGGTGCAAGCTCGCTGGTCGATGACAGGCAGGTGGCGCAGTGGCTGAATTTCCAGGCCGTCGGTGCCCTGCAGCCACGTGAGGTGGCGCGGGTGTGCCGCAGCACGGTGCACAGTTTCAGCCTGTCTTCGCGGGCGACGATTGAAGCCCGGCATTTGCCCTCGCTGGGCCATGCCGCGAGTCAGGCGGACATCGCCCTGCTACTGGAATACAGCCGGGTGTTGTGGCGCGAGACGGTCAGGCCGTCTGCGCCGCACATTCGTCTGCCGATCCGCAACAGCCACCGGATCAAGTTTCTGGCGCTGACCGATGAGGTGATCCCGGAAAACTACACGCACATCATCATCGACGAGAGCCATGAGCTGACCGCGCCGATGGTGCAGATCCTGGATCGCAGCCCACAGGCGGTCATCACCTTGGGCGACGAATTCCAGCAGCTCAGCGGCAAGGCCCCGCGCCATGGCGGTTTCATTCGCCAGCGCTTCATGACGCAGTCGATTCGCGCCGGGCGGCAGATGGCCGACGTGCTCAATCCCATGATTCAGTTGCACCCCAGCGACATCAAGGAAGGCTTCGTTGGCCGCGCACCTTACCCGACGCGGATCATCGGCCACGGCGTGATGCCGATTCCGGAAAAGCCCACCACGATTCTGGTCGCCAACGAATGGGGTTTGTTTGCCTGGTTCAAGCGCTTGACCGAGGCGGGCGCGCGCTTTCAGTTGCCGCCACGCACGCTCGAACACCTGACGCTGTTCGTCAAAGGCCTCGACCTGTTGTACCGCGAGGACCTGCGCCCGCAGCACCGGCTGATCTTTCGTTACGCCTACTGGGACGCGCTCGCTTCGGCCATGGGCGGCAGCCATGAATTCAAGGCGGTGCACGAATGGCTCGGCCAGGGCAACCGTCTGCAGGACTTCATCGAGACGGCCCAGCGCTTTTGCAACGACCCGGCCGCCATCCTCAAACTGGCCAAGGTCGAAGACGTGAAGAACCAGGAATTCGACTCCGTGCTCCTGTCCCGCGACCTCATGCGCCCACCCCGCGCAGGCTCGGTGCATTCCCTGGCCAGCGTCTGCTCACTTCTCTACACCGCCAGCTCCCGCGCCCGGCATGAGCTGCTGCTGCCCGGCAACATGAATGACTGGTTGCAGGATTTGGGGCGTAAATAA
- the efeU gene encoding iron uptake transporter permease EfeU: MLVPFLIMLREGIEAALIVGIIASYLRQTGRGEWMPAVWIGVFLAVALALFVGGGLEMVSAEFPQKQQELFEGVVGLVAVVILSSMVVWMRKVARSVKHDLHQSLDAALAGSRNQTYALIGMVFFAVARESLETVFFLLAVFQQSEGVSGPLGALFGLIIAVCIGVGIYKGSMRLNLSKFFRYTGLFILVVAAGILANSVRSLHEAGVWNHFQDVVFDISAILPMDGPTGSVLAGMFGYQDAPTVSVLVAYLAYLVFALFLFFKPQARVVSLPTRPAHEHGHTSSVTHSVTNK; the protein is encoded by the coding sequence ATGCTCGTTCCTTTTTTGATCATGCTGCGCGAAGGGATTGAAGCCGCGCTTATCGTTGGCATCATTGCCAGTTACCTGAGACAAACCGGCCGCGGCGAGTGGATGCCTGCGGTGTGGATCGGCGTGTTTCTAGCCGTCGCCCTGGCGTTGTTCGTCGGCGGTGGCCTGGAAATGGTCAGCGCTGAATTCCCGCAAAAGCAGCAGGAATTGTTCGAAGGCGTCGTCGGTCTGGTGGCCGTGGTCATCCTCAGTTCCATGGTGGTGTGGATGCGCAAGGTCGCGCGCTCGGTCAAGCATGACCTGCACCAGTCACTGGACGCTGCGCTGGCCGGTTCGAGAAACCAGACCTACGCGCTGATCGGCATGGTGTTCTTCGCCGTCGCCCGCGAAAGCCTCGAAACCGTGTTCTTTCTGCTGGCCGTGTTCCAGCAGAGCGAAGGCGTGTCCGGCCCGCTGGGCGCGCTGTTCGGCCTGATCATCGCCGTGTGCATTGGCGTCGGCATCTATAAAGGCAGCATGCGCCTGAACCTGAGCAAGTTCTTCCGCTACACCGGCCTGTTCATCCTCGTCGTGGCGGCGGGCATCCTTGCCAACTCCGTGCGTTCGCTGCATGAAGCCGGCGTCTGGAACCACTTCCAGGACGTGGTTTTCGACATCAGCGCCATTCTGCCAATGGACGGTCCGACCGGTTCGGTGCTGGCCGGCATGTTCGGATATCAGGACGCGCCGACCGTCAGCGTATTGGTGGCGTACCTGGCCTACCTGGTCTTTGCGCTGTTCCTGTTCTTCAAGCCGCAGGCGCGGGTGGTGAGTCTGCCCACCCGCCCGGCCCACGAACACGGCCACACCTCTTCCGTTACGCATTCAGTTACGAACAAATAA
- a CDS encoding CitMHS family transporter: MLATFGVITILSLLAAVMSKRLSPLVALIALPIIAALIAGFGLQTSGFIITGIKNVAPVVGMFVFAILFFGVMTDAGMLDPIIDRILRTVGTRPTRIVVGTALLALLVHLDGSGAVTFLVTIPAMLPLYTRLGIDRRILACVAAMAAGVNFLPWTGPVLRSSAALHVPVSELFQPLIPVQIVGLAFVFFSAWMLGRREEKRLGLGAGATVDVVPQRVLTEQEEVLRRPRLFWLNLLLTVVVMAVMISGWVDPVVMFMVGTVLALCINYPNVDAQRARIDAHAKTALTMASILLAAGVFTGIMQGTGMLKAMAEVAVAQIPAGHGKLIPMVVGFLSMPLSLLFDPDSFYFGVMPVIAEVGRALGVDPLQVAQASLLGVHTTGFPVSPLTPATFLLVGLCKVELADHQRFTIPFLFGASVLMTLTALLLGVF, from the coding sequence ATGCTCGCCACCTTCGGTGTCATTACCATCCTCAGCTTGCTCGCCGCCGTCATGAGCAAACGCCTTTCGCCCCTGGTTGCCCTGATTGCGCTGCCTATCATTGCCGCGCTGATTGCCGGCTTCGGTCTGCAAACCAGCGGGTTCATCATCACCGGCATCAAGAACGTCGCCCCCGTGGTCGGCATGTTCGTGTTCGCCATCCTGTTCTTCGGGGTGATGACCGACGCCGGCATGCTCGACCCGATCATCGACCGCATCCTGCGCACGGTCGGGACGCGTCCTACCCGAATTGTGGTCGGCACCGCGCTGCTGGCGTTGTTGGTGCACCTCGACGGCTCGGGTGCGGTGACTTTTCTGGTGACAATCCCGGCGATGCTGCCGCTGTATACGCGGCTGGGCATCGACAGACGCATTCTCGCCTGCGTCGCGGCGATGGCGGCAGGGGTGAACTTTCTGCCTTGGACCGGCCCGGTGCTGCGCTCGTCGGCGGCATTGCATGTGCCGGTCTCGGAGCTGTTTCAACCATTGATTCCGGTGCAGATCGTGGGCTTGGCGTTCGTGTTTTTCAGCGCCTGGATGCTCGGGCGTCGGGAAGAGAAACGCCTTGGGCTGGGGGCAGGCGCCACGGTTGATGTGGTGCCGCAGCGGGTGCTCACAGAGCAGGAAGAAGTGCTGCGTCGGCCGCGCCTGTTCTGGCTCAACCTGCTGCTCACGGTAGTGGTGATGGCCGTGATGATTTCCGGCTGGGTCGACCCGGTGGTGATGTTCATGGTCGGCACAGTGCTGGCGCTGTGCATCAATTACCCCAATGTCGATGCCCAGCGCGCGCGCATCGACGCCCACGCCAAGACCGCCCTGACCATGGCGAGCATCCTGCTGGCGGCGGGCGTGTTCACCGGCATAATGCAGGGCACCGGCATGCTCAAGGCCATGGCCGAAGTGGCCGTGGCGCAGATTCCGGCCGGTCACGGCAAGCTGATCCCGATGGTGGTGGGTTTTCTGTCGATGCCGCTGAGCCTGCTGTTCGACCCCGACTCTTTCTATTTTGGCGTCATGCCGGTGATCGCCGAGGTTGGCCGCGCCTTGGGCGTCGATCCGCTGCAGGTGGCGCAGGCGTCGCTGCTGGGCGTACACACCACGGGCTTTCCGGTGAGCCCGCTGACCCCTGCGACGTTCTTGCTGGTTGGGCTGTGCAAGGTCGAACTGGCCGACCACCAGCGCTTCACCATTCCGTTCCTGTTCGGCGCATCGGTGCTGATGACCCTGACCGCATTGCTGCTGGGAGTGTTTTAA
- a CDS encoding DUF3142 domain-containing protein: protein MLMLTAALTSTTSGAAVNAHDHDAFWLWSGVATQPVLDQAQTLYVLQGQISAPRSDRQAVRLIAQGMGVRRLPQRQVWIVYRAHSLRWPEPVYKQLLAQVQRWRNTGTAVTGVQIDFDARTRYLQDYVAFLKNLRQRLPPELKLGITGLMDWGSNADSRAIGELKGVVDEVVVQTYQGRHSIPDYAAYLPRISRMGLPFKIGLVQGGEWQAPGYLQDSPWFRGYVVFLLNQN from the coding sequence ATGTTGATGCTGACCGCGGCCCTGACGAGCACCACGAGCGGCGCCGCGGTCAATGCCCACGATCATGACGCGTTCTGGTTATGGAGCGGTGTGGCGACGCAGCCGGTGCTGGATCAGGCGCAAACGTTGTACGTGCTGCAGGGCCAGATCAGCGCGCCGCGATCAGACCGCCAGGCAGTGCGGCTGATTGCGCAAGGCATGGGCGTAAGGCGCTTGCCGCAACGGCAGGTGTGGATCGTCTACCGCGCCCATTCGCTGCGTTGGCCCGAACCGGTTTACAAACAGCTGTTGGCCCAGGTGCAGCGCTGGCGAAACACCGGCACCGCAGTCACTGGCGTGCAGATTGATTTCGACGCACGTACTCGTTATCTGCAGGACTACGTCGCATTTCTCAAAAACCTGCGCCAACGCTTGCCGCCTGAGCTGAAGCTGGGCATTACCGGGTTGATGGATTGGGGGAGCAACGCAGACTCGCGAGCGATCGGCGAGTTGAAAGGCGTGGTCGATGAGGTCGTGGTGCAGACGTATCAGGGCCGCCACAGCATCCCCGATTATGCCGCTTACCTGCCGCGCATCAGCCGAATGGGCCTGCCGTTCAAGATCGGCCTCGTGCAAGGCGGGGAATGGCAAGCACCCGGGTACTTGCAGGACAGCCCGTGGTTTCGGGGGTACGTGGTGTTTTTGTTGAATCAGAACTGA
- a CDS encoding DUF2790 domain-containing protein, whose protein sequence is MNWKNLSIATLFAALSLGALNAQAQPVVQAHNYMYGEHLDIAKALATEVDPTPACGVVNAHLRYLDSQGQQQILNYETVSQNCPQDN, encoded by the coding sequence ATGAACTGGAAAAACCTCAGCATCGCCACTCTCTTTGCCGCCCTGAGCCTCGGTGCCCTGAACGCACAAGCCCAGCCGGTTGTTCAAGCGCATAACTACATGTATGGCGAGCATCTGGACATCGCCAAGGCGCTGGCCACCGAAGTCGATCCGACCCCGGCGTGCGGTGTGGTCAATGCCCACTTGCGCTACCTCGATTCCCAGGGTCAGCAGCAGATCCTCAACTACGAAACCGTTTCGCAGAACTGCCCGCAGGACAACTGA